GGACCGCGCCTTCGATGGCGAGGAAGGTTGCCATCTCGGCGAAACGGAGCCCTACGACGCCGTCGTCCTCGACATCGGTCTGCCGAAGAAGGACGGCGTGACCATTCTCGAAGAATGGCGCGCGGCGGGACGCGACATGCCGGTGCTGATCCTCACCGCGCGCGACCGCTGGAGCGACAAGGTGCAAGGCTTCGACGCCGGCGCCGATGATTATGTTTCAAAACCCTTCCATATGGAGGAGGTGCTGGCGCGCATCCGCGCCCTGCTGCGCCGCGCGACGGGCCATGCGACGAATGAAATCGTCTGCGGCGCGGTGCGACTCGACACCAAGGCCGGCCGCGTCGTCGTGGACGGCGCGCCCGTGAAGCTCACTTCGCACGAATACCGGCTGCTCGCCTATCTGATGCATCACAGCGGACGCGTCGTATCCCGCAGCGAAATCATCGAGCATTTATACGATCAGGACTTTGACCGCGACTCGAACACGATCGAAGTCTTCGTCGGCAGGTTGCGCAAAAAGCTTGGCGTCGATCTGATCCAGACCGTGCGCGGGCTGGGCTACATGGCGGCCGCGCCGGCAAATGACGCCGGCTCTAAACGCTAGGCGCATGCCCCTTTCCTTCGTCTCCATTCGCTCCATCGCCGCGCGTCTGTTCCTGACTGCGGCGGCGATGAGTTCGGTCGTGCTGATCGTCGCCAGCATTCTTCTGACCGCCTACTACCGAAGCGAAGCTGACGAGGTTTTCGAACGGCGCCTCGACGTTTACCTGCGCGCCATCGTCGCCGACGTGTCCGAGTCGGGACAGGAGGGACGCACCGGCCCTGGCCAGCTCGGCGACCCGCAGTTCGAGTTGCCGGGCTCGGGCTGGTACTGGCAGATCACGCGTCTCGACGACAAGTCGCATGACATCAAGGCGTCGCGCTCGCTCTTCGCCAACACGCTGCCCAAGCTCTCGGATCTTGGCGTCGCAGCGGAGGTCGGCGGCTTTCGTCGCGGCTACGGACCTGGCCCGGACGGGCGCAGGCTGCGCATCGTCGAGCGCGTCATCGACGTCGGCGACCTCGGCATCTATCTCGTGCAGGTCGCCGGCAGCGGCGAAGAGATGGAAGAGCAAATCGCCCGCTTTCGATTCGCGCTGATCGTCGCTTTCGCGGCGCTCGCGATTGCCCTCGCCATCGGCGCCGCCTTCCAGGTCCGCTTCGGCTTGCGGCCGTTGAGGCAATTGCAGCGCGAACTGGCGTCGATCCGCGGCGGCGAACGCGAGCGGATCATGGACGCCTACCCGAGCGAAGTCGCGCCGCTCGCCGAAGAGCTCAATCTGCTGATCGGCGCCAATCGCGACATTCTCGAACGCGCGCGCACGCAGGTCGGCAATCTCGCCCATGCGCTGAAAACGCCGCTCTCCGTCATCGTCAATGAAGCCGATTCCGCGCCCGGGCAACTCGCCGGGAAAGTTCAAGAACAGGCGCAGATCATGCGCGATCAGATCTCTTTCTATCTCGACCGGGCGCGGGCGGCGGCGCGCGGCGGCGCGCTCGGGGCCGCGACGCAGATTGCGCCGTCGATCGAGGCCTTGCTGCGCGCCTTCAGTAAAATCTATGGCGACAAGGGCGTGATTTTTTCCGGCGGCGCCGATCCGCGTCTGCGCTTTCTTGGCGAGCGCCAGGATCTTGAAGAAATGATCGGCAATCTGCTCGACAACGCCGGCAAATGGGCGAAAAGCCAGGTGACGATCGACGTCTGCGTCGAAGGCGCGTCGCGGCCGACGCTGCGCGTCACCATCGACGACGACGGGCCGGGACTTGCGACGCATCTGCGCGCCGCGGCGACGCAGCGTGGGCGGCGTCTCGACGAAACCAAGCCTGGGTCAGGTCTCGGCCTGTCGATTGTCGTCGATCTCGCCGCCGCTTATGGCGGCTCGCTGCAGCTCGACGACAGCCCTAGCGGCGGTTTGCGCGCAGAGCTTCGACTGCCGGGGTTTTGAGGCGCGTCGCGCCGGCCCTAAGCAAACCCGGGACCCGATCAGCGATCGAGCGGCCGCCCCGATTGCGTGCAGCGCGTCACTCGTCTTCGAGATCGAAATCGAGAATGGCGACTTGCAGCGTGAAGCTCGACAGCTTCGGATCGTCAGCGGAGATGACGCCGAGAAATTCTCCGTCGGCGTTGAGTTCGACGGAATCGGTCTTCCGTCCGCGCGCCACGATCGACAGGCGATCGTTTTCGAACAGCTTGCGCAAATAGGACTGCAGCACTTCGCGTCCGACGGGAATTTTCATTTCGAAGGCGAAGGAACGATCGCCGTCTTCGTCATCGACTGAGATCGAAGCGATCCTTCGCTCGCCAAGATGCACGGCGGCGTCGTCCGGATCGTTCGGATCCGCTGTGACGCGAACGCCGTCGTTGCCGAGCGAACGGCGCAAGAACGCCTGCAGTTTTCGCAATTCGGTTTTGTCCAAACGCCCGCCCCCGTTAGCGATCAGCTTCATTCCTCTGCCACGACGCCTTTCGCCGAGCAAGAGCGCATGAAAAACGCCCGGCGGAGAGCCGCCGGGCGACGTCAAAAAGCGCGAAGAGCCTTATTCGCCTGCAGCTTTCAGCCTCTTGTTGCATTCGCTCCAATATTTTGGCCAGGTGATTTTTGAACCGGCCTTTTTGAGCTCGGCTTTCTTCTCTTTCCATTCGGCCGCGCATTTTTTCTGGCGCTCGCGCGTCGCGGTTTTCGCGTCCGTCGCGGGTTTGGGGCTCGGGGTCGCTTCGGTCGCCGCGGGCGGAGCGGCGGGCTTGGCTTCAGTCGCCGGCGGCGGCGTGGGCTTCGACTCTGCGGCGGCCGGCGGCGGCGTCTCGGGCTTCGCCTCGGCAGGCTTGGCTTCCGCCGGCTTCTCTTCGCCCGGCTTGGCCTGCTCCGCCAATCGCCCACGACAGGCCTTCAAAAATTCCTGCCAGCTCTGTCCGCCGAGTTCGTTGGCGGCCTTAGCCGCCTGGTATTGCGATCCGCATTCCTTCAATACATTGGCCTGCGCATACGCGTCCCCTGAGCTCGCGGCGAGGGCGACGGCGACGGCCAGAGCGCCGCCGGCCGCAGCGTAAGAAACAGCGATACGGATCCCCATATAAATCTCCATTGATCGACGGCGCGAACTGAGCCGCAACAACTGCGACGGCGCATAGAAGCATGACGCGCGCCATCTGCGCCCGCCGGGGGCGACGATAGTCCCAACTTGGTTGTGAACGCAATCCAAACGCGCGATAAAGCCCGAGCACGCGGCGTTTTTTCGTCCGCTTTTTAAGGGTGAGTCTTGGCAAGCGTTCGGGAACAGCCGGCAAGTTGGCGCGAGCTCGCGGTCGTGTCGCATCCCGACGGACTGAAACGCTGTCCGTGGCCCGGCGTCGATCCGCTTTACCTCGACTATCACGACAACGAGTGGGGGCGGCCCGAACGGGACGGCCGGGCGCTCTTCGAAAAGCTGACGCTCGACGGCTTCCAGGCCGGCCTCTCGTGGATCACCATTCTGCGCAAGCGTGAGGCGTTTCGCGCGGCCTTCGACGGCTTCGATCCGGCGAAGATCGCGAGATTTGATCAGAAGCGTGTCGCGGCGCTGATGGGCAATGATGCAATCGTGCGCAACCGCGCAAAAATCGAAGGCGCCGTGCTCTCGGCGCAGGCGTGGCTGGAGATCGAGGCGACGACCGGCTTTTCGGATTATCTGTGGGGTTTCGTGGACGGACGACCGATCGTCAATCACTGGACGCGCATGAGCGACGCGCCGACGCAAACCCCACTTTCCGAACGCCTCTCCAAAGATCTCAAGGCGCGCGGCTTCAAATTCTGCGGACCGACGATCGTCTACGCCTTCATGCAGGCGGTCGGCATGGTGGACGATCATCTGACGGGCTGCCATCGCCACGCAGGGGGCGAGGGCGGCTGACGCGATGCGGGCTCCTTCCACGAAAAATCGTGGGCGGCCGTCGCCCGGCGAGGCGCCCCGCGCCTGGCAGCGCATGTTATCCGGACGCCGCCTCGATCTGCTCGATCCTTCGCCGCTCGACGTGGAGATCGAAGATATCGCGCATGGGCTCGCGCGCGTCGCGCGATGGAACGGTCAGACCGTCGGCGCGCATATTTTCTCGGTCGCGCAACACAGCATGCTTGTGGAAAAGGTCGCATGCGCGCTCGATCCAGCGATCGGTCGAACGGAGCGGCTTTACATGTTGCTGCATGACGCGCCGGAATATGTGATCGGCGATATGATCTCCCCGTTCAAGGCGGTGATCGGCGACGCATACAAAAGCGTCGAGGACCGCATATTGGGCGCGATTCTCCTGCGTTTCTCTCTGCCGCCGACGCCCTCTCCTGCACTGCGGCGCCTGTGCAAGGAGGCCGACCGCGCCGCGGCTTTTTTTGAGGCGGTGCAGCTTGCGGGCTTTACACGGGGCGAAGCCGAGCGCATCTTCGGCCGCCCGGCGATCCCGCCGCAGCCCTTCATGGACGAACTCGCCCCGGCTCCCATTGAGGAGACGCAGGCGCGTTTTCTCGCTCGGTTTCGGGCGGTCGACGAACGTTGAAGAAGAACGTCGGGGAGAGAAATGCCGAATGGGCGCTTGTACGTCTGTTCCCTGACTAAGGTGGTCGACACGGTGCGCGAAAGCGGCGCGCGCTCGCTTGTCACCATTCTTACCGCCGGGGCGTCGCTTGTTCGGCCTTGCGAAATCTCCCGCGAGCGCCATTTGCGGATCGCTGTCTCCGATATCGACGCGCCGCGGGGAGGGCACATCCTCCCTGGCGAGGAACATATCAATCGGCTGCTCGCTTTCCTTGAGGAATGGGACCGCTCCGCGCCGCTCGTCATACACTGCTACGCTGGGGTGAGCAGATCGCCCGCAGCGGCTTTTGTCGCGGCCTGCGCTTTAGCGCCGCGTCGCAGCGAAATGGAGATCGCGCGCGAACTACGCCGCGTCTCGCCGACCGCGACCCCGAACAGGCGGCTGGTCGCGCTCGCCGACGAAAGGCTCGGGCGGAACGGGCGAATGTCCGCCGCGATCGCCGCGATCGGACGCGGGACCGACTGCTATGAGGGAGCGCCCTTCGCCCTGGAATTCGCCGACGCCTAGCCGAGCCGCCGAAGCGCTCGCGCCCCTATCGCCGCCCGTCGAAATCGGCCTCACCGCCGCAATCGTCGCCGTTCGAGACGACGAGCCCTTGATCCTGACGACGCGCGCGGATGGGCCGGCGGGGGTCGCCGCCCTTCCCTCCGGACCTTTCGATCCGATCCGCCATCGCACCTTCGAGATCGGCCTGCGCGAATGGGTCGCCGAGCAGACCGGCGCGCCGCTGGGCTATGTCGAGCAGCTCTATACATTCGGCGATCGCGGACGGCACGCCCGCGCCGGCGACCGTGATCCGCACGTCGTTTCGGTCGGCTATTTGGCGTTGACGCGCATCCGCGACGACGCCGATCGCCGCGCAAGCGTCTGGCGGAGCTGGCATGATTTCTTTCCCTGGGAGGATTGGCGCAAAGGTCCGCCCGTGGTCCTCGAGGAAACGATCACGCCCGGATTGACGGACTGGGTGGCCGAGGCGCCGGACGCCGTCTCCTCCTCGGGCGTCTCGCGCCGGGTGCGGGTCAATCTTCTCTTTGGCGGCAAGGGGCGCGCGTTCAATGAGGAGAACGTCCTCGAGCGCTACGAGCTTCTTTACGAGGCGGGGCTTCTCGAGGAGGCGCTGCGCGATGGTCGCGAATCGGCGGAGAAACGGGCGCCGCTGACGCCGCTCGGGACCCCGATGCGCCACGACCACCGCCGCATTCTCGCCACAGCCATGGGCAGACTGCGCGCCAAAATGAAATATCGGCCGGTGATCTTCGAGTTGATGGCGTCCGAGTTCACGCTGACTGAGCTGCAGCGGACAGTAGAAGCCATCGCTGGCCGACATCTGCACAAGCAGAATTTCCGCCGTCTGGTGGAATCAACGGCCATTGTCGAGCCGACGGGGGAAATGTCCTTAAAGACAGGCGGACGCCCAGCTGCTCTATTTCATTTTCGCCGCAATGTTCTGCAAGAAAGGCCCGCGCCAGGGCTTCGCGTCGGCATCCGAGGCTGATGTCGTTCCTTAAGGCGATGTTCACCGCGACATGGTGAATGTTCGCTGAAGCGAAGCCCGCAATGCGTAGAGTAGAGGTGCGTCTTTGGGCTATTTGTCGCCGCCCCCCATGCCGGCGCCGGTCGTCGTCTACAAGGACGTCGGCGGACTGGTCAGCGATTATGAAGCGCTCACCGAACGATATCGCCGCGAGAACCGCGAGGTCAGGCTGCATGAATGCCGCTCGGCCTGCACGCTGGCGCTGAGTCTGCCGAACGTCTGCGTCTATCCAGACGCAAAGGTCAAATTTCATCAAGCCTACAACGCCATTAACCGCGAGGTCGACCTCGGCGTCTCGTCGCGGCTGTTCGCCTCCTACCCGGCCACCGTGCAGGCGCGTCTTGGCTATCTGACCAGAGAATATCGCGTGTTGAGCGGGACGGAGCTGATCGCTCTTGGCATGCGCAATTGCGAGGGCGGCCCGACCATGATCGCGAGCCGCAAGCAGCAGCGCGCGCCTTCGACCAACGTCGCCAGCGCGCGACCCGATGGGCAGTCCGGCGCGAGCCTCGCCGCCTTTGGCGATATCGCGCAGAAGGTGCAGTCCGCGGTCGCCACCGCCCTTGCCACAGGCGGCCCGACGACCGGTCCGATCCATGTCGCCGTCGCCGACCGGCGGCAGCTGACGGGATTCGCGCGCGGCGGCGAAGAAGCGAATGCGCTTCCTGAGCCCGCGCCGCTGCCGCCGCGCCGGCCGCCGTCGGAAGCCTTCGCGGCCCAGGAACCGGCGCCGATGTCTCCGGCCTATCTGCAACTCATCAGCGGGGCGCAACCGATCCTGGGGCCGCGGCTCGTGCGCACAATGGCCTCGAACTGAACGGCGACGTCGCAGACTGGCGCCCGGCGCAGCTGTGAGGGCCGTTTGGAATTCCACGCGCCCCGTCACGAGCCTCTTCAATATCCCCGCACCCTCCGTCGAAGACGCCTTGCGGCTCATCGACAAGGAGCGTCTTGACTGCGCCCTGCTCGATTACCGACTTGTCGACGAGACCAGCGGAAGAATTGCTTCCGTGCTGGCTGAGCGAAATATCCCGTTTTTGCTGATGACGGGACATTGCGCGAGCGACCTGCCGTCTGAATTGCGCGACAAGACTCTCCTGCAGAAGCCGGTGACGGGCAAAGCTCTTCGCGCCGCCCTCGAAGCTATTTTGGATTCCGCAGCGTAAAACGACGCCGCGCCGTTTAGATCCGGCGAAGCCTGAGCAATTTTTCGCCACGATGTTACCATAGCGTCCGAATTGGTGGGGAATCAGGGCGGCAGCGACCGCCGAGGGGCAAAGCGCGTCTAACTGCGCATTCCGCATGTGATTTTTCGCTGTCGCCTCGCGCCGCCCGGCGCAAAGGACGTCTTTCGGCCGAAAGGTCGGAAGGCTTGTTAGTATCTGGGGCGACGTCGATTGAGGCGCGCTTCAAGCGAGACGGGAAGCAGCTATTGACGACGCCTCGCTCCAGCGCGCGCCTGATTTCCGCTCCGCTTTCGACGGTTCTTGGCCTCGTGGTCTTTTGTCTGGCGACGCTCGCACCGAAGATGACCGAAACCGCGGTCGCCAATGGCGACACAAGGACGATTCATCTTTACCACGCCCATACGCATGAATCGATTTCGGCGATATATCTCGTCAACGGGCAATATGACGCCCAAGTCCTTCAGCAATTGAACTGGTTCCTGCGCGACTGGCGACGCGACGAGCCGACCAACATGGACCCGCGCCTCTTCGACGTCGTCTGGGAGGCCTATCGCTACGCCGGCGCCGGCGATCAGGTCGTGCATGTCGTCTCCGCGTATCGCTCTCCCGAGACAAACGCCATGCTGCGCGCCCGGTCGCGCGCCGTCGCCAAATATTCGCAGCACATGCTGGGCAAGGCGATGGACACCACGATGCCAGGAATGCCGATGTCGCAAATTCGCGAAATCGGCATGCGCATGCAGCGCGGCGGCGTCGGCTATTATCCGACGGCGGGCACGCCTTTCGTCCATCTCGACGTCGGCAATGTTCGCGCATGGCCGCGCATGAACTACGACGAGCTCGTGCGGCTCTTCCCCGACGGCAAAACGGTGCATTTGCCGACCAATGGCCAGCCGCTCGCACGCTATGAAGAGGCGCGCGCCGAGATCGAGGCGCGCGGCGACGGCGCTTATGTCGTCGCGCCTCGCCGCACGTTTGGCGGTTTCTTCGCCATGCTGTTTGGCGGCGGGGGCGGCGAAGAAGACGACGCTGAGGTCACGGCGCCGGCGCCGAGCGCCCGCAAGCAGTGGGCTTCGCTCGCGCCACGGCCGACACGCGGAACAAGCGGCGAAATGGAAGAGCAAAGCGCGGCGTCCGCCACGACCGACGCCTATCGCTACGGCGCCAGAGAACTTTCGCGAGCGGAGGCCGATTTGCCGCGTGGCGAGACGACTCTGTCCGCGCCGGGCGCAGAAGCGCCCGAGCAAGAGACGCCCGCCGCGAAGCTTCCAACCGTTCGAGCGCCGCTGCCGCCGCAGCGTCCGTCCTCGCTCGCCGCACGCTTGGACGCGCGGACGGCGTATGACAAATCAGCCGAGCTGCAAAGCGCCGTCGATTTTCAGGACGCCGGCGCCGCTGACCGCCGTTCGGGCAGAATGCCCGCAACTGATGCGCCGCCACGCCGTCCAAAACTCGCATCTGCGCCCCTGCCCCCGACTCGGCCCGGGATCCCCCGCGCGAAGGCGACGAGCGCGATCGCGCGGCTGGTCGACTCGCCCAAAAATGAGACGATAAAGTCTAGAGCGACGGCCGGCCACGAGTCGCTCGCCTATGCGCCTGAGCCGCCGCAGGGCGCTGAGCCGTCGGACGCCGCCGCAGGGGAAAACACTGGGAAGGCAGTCGCCGAGGAGGCGACAGCTCGCGGCGCAACCCCTCTGCTCGGCTCGTCAACTGGCCTTCGCGCGGCCGCCCGCTCCCGCGGACGCAGTCACACGAACAAGGAGGTCTCAGTCGAACATGACGCGGCCTCCCCCGCGCGGTGAAACTGGCGCTCCGGAGCTTTTTTTTATTGGCTTTGAGTCCCGCTGGAACAATTCCCAAGCCACGCCGTCGCGCCAGACGTATAGATCAGGCCTCGGGTTTAAAACTCAGGGTAAAAGAGCAACGGCGTTTATCGCCGCGACGCCTATAAGAATTGCGCCGCGGACTGCAAAGTAAAGCGTGCCGGCGATGGCGAGTATTTTGATAAAGCCAATAGCGTCAGGGTCCAACATGGCTTCGCATCCAATCGAGCAAGCCTGAACCTCTCGGGGAGAATCAGTCTTTCAGACAGTCTAAACCCCCAACTTGCAAGGAATGTTCCTACGGTCGCGCCCTAGCGCCAGAGCCCCGGCGCCGCCGTCCCCGCGTTTGCGCCGCAAGAAAGTCGCCGACCGGATCGCCGGGCGCCGCCTCAGCGAGGCGTCAGGCGAAAGCGGGATCGAGCGCCTTGGCGGCTTCCAGCAGCGCCCGAACCGACGCGACGGATTTTTCGAACATCGCCCGCTCGGCCGCGTCGAGCTTTATCTCCATCACCCTCTCGACGCCATTCGCGCCAATGACTACGGGAACGCCGACATAGAGTCCGTTCACGCCATATTGGCCGCTGAGATAGGCGGCGCAGGGCATCACCCGCCGCTTATCCTTGAGATAGCTCTCGGCCATCGCGATCGCCGCGGTCGCCGGCGCGTAATATGCCGAGCCGGTCTTGAGAAGGCCGACGATCTCGCCGCCGCCTTTGCGCGTGCGCTCGACGATCGCGTCGATGCGCGCCTGCGTGGTCCATCCCATAGCCACGAGATCCGGCAAAGGCACGCCGGCCACCGTCGAATAGCGCACCGACGGCACCATGTCGTCGCCATGGCCGCCCAGAACGAAGGCGCTCACGTCTTCGACCGAAACATTGAGCTCCTCGGCGAGGAAATAGCGAAAGCGCGAAGAATCGAGCATGCCCGCCATGCCGACGATGCGCTGCGTCGGCAGTCCGGACGCCTTCTGCAGCGCCCACACCATGACGTCGAGCGGGTTGGTGATGCAGATGACAAAGGCGCTCGGCGCATAGCGCTTGATGCCCGCGCCGACCTTGGCGATGACGCCGAGGTTGACCGACAGAAGATCGTCGCGGCTCATCCCCGGCTGGCGCGGCACGCCCGCCGTAACGATGATGACGTCCGCCCCCTTGATCGCCGAATAGTCGGAGCCGCCGGTGAGTTTGGCGTCGAAGCCCGCGACGGGAGACGACTGGGCGATGTCGAGCGCCTTGCCCTGCGGCACGCCGTCGACGATGTCGAAAAGAACGATGTCGCCTAATTCCTTGAGGCCGGCGAGATGGGCAAGCGTTCCGCCGATATTGCCGGCGCCAACCAAAGCGATTTTTCTTCGCGACATAATCAAACTCGTTCTTTGCTTCTGGGAAACAGCTACCGCGCTTTTGCGGCGGTGGGAAGACGTCTCGGCGCTTGTCGTAAGCAGAGCCTTACACGTCGGCGCAAAGCGCTCCTCGACCCGACATCGCGCCCAGCGGTTTCCTGGCGCGCGGAATGTCGCAGGGATTGCGGGCCGTCGCGACGCTCCTTACCTGCGAAGCTCGAGGGGAGCGCGCGCAAGCCGCTCGTTGGAAGGGCGAAAGATGAAACGAGAGTTTTTGC
This window of the Methylocystis hirsuta genome carries:
- a CDS encoding response regulator transcription factor, with amino-acid sequence MRLLVVEDDKDLNRQIVRALEQSGYAVDRAFDGEEGCHLGETEPYDAVVLDIGLPKKDGVTILEEWRAAGRDMPVLILTARDRWSDKVQGFDAGADDYVSKPFHMEEVLARIRALLRRATGHATNEIVCGAVRLDTKAGRVVVDGAPVKLTSHEYRLLAYLMHHSGRVVSRSEIIEHLYDQDFDRDSNTIEVFVGRLRKKLGVDLIQTVRGLGYMAAAPANDAGSKR
- a CDS encoding ATP-binding protein — translated: MPLSFVSIRSIAARLFLTAAAMSSVVLIVASILLTAYYRSEADEVFERRLDVYLRAIVADVSESGQEGRTGPGQLGDPQFELPGSGWYWQITRLDDKSHDIKASRSLFANTLPKLSDLGVAAEVGGFRRGYGPGPDGRRLRIVERVIDVGDLGIYLVQVAGSGEEMEEQIARFRFALIVAFAALAIALAIGAAFQVRFGLRPLRQLQRELASIRGGERERIMDAYPSEVAPLAEELNLLIGANRDILERARTQVGNLAHALKTPLSVIVNEADSAPGQLAGKVQEQAQIMRDQISFYLDRARAAARGGALGAATQIAPSIEALLRAFSKIYGDKGVIFSGGADPRLRFLGERQDLEEMIGNLLDNAGKWAKSQVTIDVCVEGASRPTLRVTIDDDGPGLATHLRAAATQRGRRLDETKPGSGLGLSIVVDLAAAYGGSLQLDDSPSGGLRAELRLPGF
- a CDS encoding DUF3126 family protein; the protein is MDKTELRKLQAFLRRSLGNDGVRVTADPNDPDDAAVHLGERRIASISVDDEDGDRSFAFEMKIPVGREVLQSYLRKLFENDRLSIVARGRKTDSVELNADGEFLGVISADDPKLSSFTLQVAILDFDLEDE
- a CDS encoding DNA-3-methyladenine glycosylase I; translation: MSHPDGLKRCPWPGVDPLYLDYHDNEWGRPERDGRALFEKLTLDGFQAGLSWITILRKREAFRAAFDGFDPAKIARFDQKRVAALMGNDAIVRNRAKIEGAVLSAQAWLEIEATTGFSDYLWGFVDGRPIVNHWTRMSDAPTQTPLSERLSKDLKARGFKFCGPTIVYAFMQAVGMVDDHLTGCHRHAGGEGG
- a CDS encoding HD family hydrolase produces the protein MRAPSTKNRGRPSPGEAPRAWQRMLSGRRLDLLDPSPLDVEIEDIAHGLARVARWNGQTVGAHIFSVAQHSMLVEKVACALDPAIGRTERLYMLLHDAPEYVIGDMISPFKAVIGDAYKSVEDRILGAILLRFSLPPTPSPALRRLCKEADRAAAFFEAVQLAGFTRGEAERIFGRPAIPPQPFMDELAPAPIEETQARFLARFRAVDER
- a CDS encoding tyrosine phosphatase family protein; protein product: MPNGRLYVCSLTKVVDTVRESGARSLVTILTAGASLVRPCEISRERHLRIAVSDIDAPRGGHILPGEEHINRLLAFLEEWDRSAPLVIHCYAGVSRSPAAAFVAACALAPRRSEMEIARELRRVSPTATPNRRLVALADERLGRNGRMSAAIAAIGRGTDCYEGAPFALEFADA
- a CDS encoding NUDIX hydrolase — its product is MRERPSPWNSPTPSRAAEALAPLSPPVEIGLTAAIVAVRDDEPLILTTRADGPAGVAALPSGPFDPIRHRTFEIGLREWVAEQTGAPLGYVEQLYTFGDRGRHARAGDRDPHVVSVGYLALTRIRDDADRRASVWRSWHDFFPWEDWRKGPPVVLEETITPGLTDWVAEAPDAVSSSGVSRRVRVNLLFGGKGRAFNEENVLERYELLYEAGLLEEALRDGRESAEKRAPLTPLGTPMRHDHRRILATAMGRLRAKMKYRPVIFELMASEFTLTELQRTVEAIAGRHLHKQNFRRLVESTAIVEPTGEMSLKTGGRPAALFHFRRNVLQERPAPGLRVGIRG
- a CDS encoding response regulator, encoding MRAVWNSTRPVTSLFNIPAPSVEDALRLIDKERLDCALLDYRLVDETSGRIASVLAERNIPFLLMTGHCASDLPSELRDKTLLQKPVTGKALRAALEAILDSAA
- a CDS encoding DUF882 domain-containing protein, which translates into the protein MTTPRSSARLISAPLSTVLGLVVFCLATLAPKMTETAVANGDTRTIHLYHAHTHESISAIYLVNGQYDAQVLQQLNWFLRDWRRDEPTNMDPRLFDVVWEAYRYAGAGDQVVHVVSAYRSPETNAMLRARSRAVAKYSQHMLGKAMDTTMPGMPMSQIREIGMRMQRGGVGYYPTAGTPFVHLDVGNVRAWPRMNYDELVRLFPDGKTVHLPTNGQPLARYEEARAEIEARGDGAYVVAPRRTFGGFFAMLFGGGGGEEDDAEVTAPAPSARKQWASLAPRPTRGTSGEMEEQSAASATTDAYRYGARELSRAEADLPRGETTLSAPGAEAPEQETPAAKLPTVRAPLPPQRPSSLAARLDARTAYDKSAELQSAVDFQDAGAADRRSGRMPATDAPPRRPKLASAPLPPTRPGIPRAKATSAIARLVDSPKNETIKSRATAGHESLAYAPEPPQGAEPSDAAAGENTGKAVAEEATARGATPLLGSSTGLRAAARSRGRSHTNKEVSVEHDAASPAR
- the mdh gene encoding malate dehydrogenase, with translation MSRRKIALVGAGNIGGTLAHLAGLKELGDIVLFDIVDGVPQGKALDIAQSSPVAGFDAKLTGGSDYSAIKGADVIIVTAGVPRQPGMSRDDLLSVNLGVIAKVGAGIKRYAPSAFVICITNPLDVMVWALQKASGLPTQRIVGMAGMLDSSRFRYFLAEELNVSVEDVSAFVLGGHGDDMVPSVRYSTVAGVPLPDLVAMGWTTQARIDAIVERTRKGGGEIVGLLKTGSAYYAPATAAIAMAESYLKDKRRVMPCAAYLSGQYGVNGLYVGVPVVIGANGVERVMEIKLDAAERAMFEKSVASVRALLEAAKALDPAFA